Proteins encoded by one window of Methanobrevibacter woesei:
- a CDS encoding coiled-coil domain-containing protein — MSKKQSFHDLKEMLELREGEIDELNLEIGEKDEKIAKLTRYIAKLKNDNKSLEIKMESEINNEKAKLKELDFLEEKLKEKDAIIEDKQDQVKYLRELIDDYRLQIKEVTENLEVQLRKVSKTYEDLLNQKDMIIEKQDENIGSLIKSTEEMNKTNKTSMYSLESQNKKYQKLIDKLEEKL, encoded by the coding sequence ATGAGTAAAAAACAAAGTTTTCATGATTTAAAAGAAATGTTAGAACTTAGAGAAGGGGAAATTGATGAACTTAATCTTGAAATAGGTGAAAAAGATGAAAAAATAGCTAAACTAACAAGGTATATTGCCAAGCTGAAAAATGACAATAAAAGTTTAGAAATTAAAATGGAAAGTGAAATCAATAATGAGAAAGCTAAGCTTAAGGAACTTGACTTTCTTGAAGAAAAGTTAAAGGAAAAAGATGCCATTATTGAAGATAAACAAGATCAAGTAAAATATCTACGTGAATTAATAGATGACTATAGATTACAGATTAAAGAAGTTACAGAAAACCTTGAAGTTCAGCTTAGAAAAGTATCAAAAACCTATGAAGATTTACTAAATCAGAAAGATATGATTATTGAAAAACAGGACGAAAATATAGGTAGTCTAATAAAATCAACCGAAGAAATGAATAAAACTAATAAAACCAGTATGTACAGCCTTGAATCTCAAAATAAAAAGTATCAAAAGTTAATTGATAAACTAGAAGAAAAATTATAA
- a CDS encoding LOG family protein, protein MKICLYGAASRNIDKSFTDECYKLGAEIAKKGHTLIFGGGDTGIMGAVSQGVIDNNGKTVGIAPEWIDDFEKLSPNCSEFIYVDSMDERKNLFLEKSDAFIIAPGGIGTLDELFEILTLKKLKKHDKEIIIFNLNSYYDKMIGMLNEMDEKKFLNTKFELFKIADTVDDVLNYLE, encoded by the coding sequence ATGAAAATCTGTTTATATGGAGCAGCCAGCAGAAACATAGACAAAAGCTTTACAGATGAATGCTACAAACTAGGAGCTGAAATAGCTAAAAAAGGACATACACTAATCTTTGGTGGAGGAGATACTGGAATAATGGGTGCTGTCAGCCAGGGAGTAATTGACAACAATGGAAAAACAGTTGGAATAGCACCTGAATGGATTGATGATTTTGAAAAACTCTCACCAAACTGCAGTGAGTTCATCTATGTAGACTCAATGGATGAGAGAAAAAACCTATTTTTAGAAAAATCAGATGCATTTATAATAGCTCCCGGAGGAATAGGAACTTTAGATGAGCTATTTGAAATCCTTACACTTAAAAAATTAAAAAAACATGATAAAGAAATAATAATTTTCAATTTAAATAGCTATTATGATAAAATGATTGGAATGCTCAATGAAATGGATGAAAAAAAATTTTTAAACACCAAATTTGAGTTATTTAAAATAGCTGATACAGTTGATGATGTTTTAAACTATTTAGAGTAG